In a single window of the Drosophila albomicans strain 15112-1751.03 chromosome 3, ASM965048v2, whole genome shotgun sequence genome:
- the LOC117570388 gene encoding NADH dehydrogenase [ubiquinone] flavoprotein 1, mitochondrial, with protein sequence MLTHFLRGLPYLRTVTRNASKTPPKDVPKTPARDAPKTPPKDAKTPAAAAAAAAPEKKDVVKKNAPPEGMLMNTKTEFGPLKDCDRLFQNLYGRHDWRLKGACKRGDWYRTADLLEMGPDWIHDEVKRSGLRGRGGAGYFSATKWNYLKSVKADNKVIIINCAEGEPGTCKDREILRHEPHKIIEGALLAGFTMGCEKCIVYVRNRFYNEACNLQFAIAEAYRYGLLGCNACDTGIKFDMMMQRGDRYLTGEETALVNCLMGKMGRPRRRPPYLHEKGYFDHPSVVLNAESVAVVPTILRRGAKWWTGLGRNSNSGTKIFNISGHVVNPCTVEEEMSMPLRDVIEMHAGGVCGGWSNLLGVFPGGLSTPFVGQCSADDVLLDFDCLQSINSSLGTGGIIVVCQDCDPLLVMQRSIEFYMKQTCKQCTPCRDGAIWLPEIFKSFSKGESHPHMIQFVDTIQQKMRGGSCICALAESQANVAVGLIQQFCPLIEQRILEYGSNC encoded by the coding sequence ATGCTTACACACTTTCTGAGGGGATTGCCTTACTTGCGCACCGTGACCAGGAATGCAAGCAAGACACCACCCAAGGATGTCCCAAAGACTCCTGCCAGGGATGCCCCAAAAACTCCTCCCAAGGATGCGAagacaccagcagcagcagcagctgcagctgcgccTGAGAAGAAAGATGTGGTAAAGAAAAATGCTCCTCCCGAGGGCATGCTAATGAATACGAAAACCGAATTTGGACCACTCAAAGATTGCGATCGCCTCTTTCAAAATCTCTACGGACGCCACGATTGGCGTCTGAAGGGCGCCTGCAAACGTGGCGATTGGTATCGCACAGCAGATCTGCTCGAGATGGGCCCCGATTGGATACACGACGAGGTGAAGCGGAGTGGATTACGTGGACGCGGTGGAGCTGGCTACTTTTCGGCCACCAAATGGAATTATTTGAAGAGCGTCAAGGCCGATAATAAAGTGATTATTATCAATTGTGCTGAAGGTGAGCCGGGCACTTGCAAAGATCGTGAGATACTGCGCCATGAGCCGCATAAAATCATCGAAGGCGCCTTGTTGGCTGGCTTCACCATGGGCTGTGAGAAGTGCATAGTCTATGTGCGCAATCGTTTCTACAACGAGGCATGCAACCTGCAGTTTGCCATTGCCGAGGCGTATCGTTATGGTTTGCTCGGTTGCAATGCCTGTGACACGGGCATCAAGTTTGACATGATGATGCAGCGAGGCGATCGTTATTTGACCGGCGAGGAGACAGCGCTCGTCAACTGTTTGATGGGCAAGATGGGCAGACCACGACGTCGTCCGCCATATCTGCACGAGAAGGGATACTTTGATCATCCCTCGGTGGTGCTGAATGCCGAGAGTGTGGCTGTGGTGCCCACCATCTTGCGACGTGGCGCCAAGTGGTGGACGGGCTTGGGCAGAAATTCGAATTCGGGCacgaaaatattcaatatcaGCGGACATGTGGTGAATCCGTGCACCGTGGAGGAGGAAATGTCGATGCCGTTGCGAGATGTGATTGAGATGCATGCCGGCGGCGTTTGCGGCGGTTGGAGCAATCTATTGGGCGTCTTTCCGGGTGGTTTGTCCACCCCATTTGTGGGTCAATGCTCTGCCGACGATGTGCTATTGGATTTCGATTGCTTGCAGTCGATTAATAGCAGCTTGGGCACCGGCGGCATCATTGTCGTCTGTCAGGATTGTGATCCGTTGCTCGTGATGCAGCGTTCCATCGAGTTCTACATGAAGCAGACGTGCAAACAGTGCACGCCGTGTCGGGATGGTGCCATTTGGTTGCCCGAGATCTTTAAGAGCTTTAGCAAGGGAGAATCGCATCCGCATATGATTCAGTTTGTGGACACGATTCAACAGAAGATGCGTGGTGGCAGCTGCATTTGTGCCTTGGCCGAGTCACAGGCGAATGTTGCTGTAGGTTTGATTCAGCAATTTTGTCCACTTATCGAGCAGCGTATTCTGGAGTATGGATCAAATTGTTGA